One Pleurocapsa sp. PCC 7327 DNA segment encodes these proteins:
- a CDS encoding fasciclin domain-containing protein, which yields MKKMSEKSWLKKLSGFTGVAGVSTLLSFPVLAQYYYPPSSFFQPTANYYESEQEPIVDILLKSGEFKTFNAYLKETGIVETLKGEKMLTIFAPTNEAFEALPENVREKLSQPENLEKVLKYHLVAGLIAEEDIKRGEIATIEGHSVKITGVPIGDRVGVKLNEAMASDPLKANDGTIVPIDEVLLPPNF from the coding sequence ATGAAAAAGATGTCCGAGAAAAGCTGGCTTAAAAAATTATCTGGTTTTACAGGAGTTGCAGGGGTCAGCACCCTACTGAGCTTTCCCGTTTTGGCTCAATACTATTATCCCCCATCTAGTTTTTTTCAGCCTACTGCAAACTATTACGAAAGCGAGCAGGAGCCGATTGTTGATATCCTACTCAAATCTGGCGAATTTAAAACTTTTAATGCTTACTTAAAAGAAACAGGGATTGTTGAAACTTTAAAAGGAGAAAAGATGTTAACCATTTTTGCTCCAACGAACGAAGCGTTTGAGGCGTTACCTGAAAATGTTCGCGAAAAATTATCGCAACCTGAGAATTTGGAGAAAGTGCTGAAATATCACTTAGTTGCTGGTCTTATTGCTGAAGAAGATATAAAACGCGGAGAAATCGCAACTATTGAGGGACATTCGGTGAAAATTACGGGAGTTCCTATAGGCGATCGCGTTGGGGTTAAGCTCAACGAGGCGATGGCTAGCGATCCTCTTAAAGCTAACGATGGCACGATCGTTCCGATCGATGAGGTACTTTTACCCCCCAATTTTTAG
- a CDS encoding circadian clock KaiB family protein, translated as MPEIFKGIALFTPGGDLVYCVDPSKRDRWHLHLCVALQELLGLSEPPHFLVPGYTATVDRWFDPQTQQLQTFAEVYPAVRRYQPLLNTIFGTEGLVWQLAPWQEETCNPIVLETYRPSFAPLWENHDLVACLDNQQQLTRPKVGRVLSETSESLPSEEQIRSYVLRLFVAGNDLTTKRTLETLHQVLEQQLQHPYTLKVIDILKHPELAETNQVSATPTLVRVWPRPVRRIVGELEDLQRAIQIVLS; from the coding sequence GTGCCTGAAATATTTAAAGGCATTGCGTTGTTTACCCCTGGAGGAGATTTAGTCTACTGTGTCGATCCTAGTAAACGCGATCGCTGGCATTTACATTTATGCGTTGCCTTGCAAGAATTACTAGGATTGTCAGAACCTCCTCATTTTCTAGTTCCGGGATACACCGCGACTGTCGATCGTTGGTTCGATCCCCAGACTCAGCAACTACAAACCTTTGCTGAGGTATATCCGGCAGTACGACGCTATCAACCCCTGCTCAATACCATCTTTGGAACGGAGGGGTTAGTTTGGCAGCTTGCACCTTGGCAAGAGGAGACGTGCAACCCTATCGTTTTAGAAACTTATCGTCCTTCGTTTGCTCCACTTTGGGAAAACCACGATCTCGTCGCGTGTTTGGACAACCAACAGCAACTTACTCGCCCAAAAGTCGGACGAGTTCTTAGTGAAACCTCAGAAAGCTTGCCTTCTGAGGAACAAATCCGCAGTTACGTCTTGCGCTTATTTGTAGCTGGTAACGATCTGACTACCAAACGAACTCTGGAGACGCTCCATCAAGTCCTGGAGCAGCAGCTTCAACATCCTTATACGCTCAAAGTGATAGACATCCTTAAGCATCCAGAACTAGCCGAAACTAACCAAGTCTCTGCCACGCCTACTTTAGTGCGAGTTTGGCCCCGACCTGTAAGACGCATTGTCGGGGAGCTAGAAGACTTGCAACGAGCGATCCAAATCGTTCTTTCTTGA
- a CDS encoding type IV pilus twitching motility protein PilT codes for MTQAPRSVPPVPPPPPPRTAVTPPPRAAGRAPNQPSLAQLIRRAYDEGYSDVHLGVGELPRMRDRGEMIILEYPETDINTFMSWLREILSEEEIQRFKKELEFDGATQYDFARVRINIFDSLRGPGMVLRLIPLKILTLEQLRLPPVFKDISNAHKGLILVTGPTGSGKSTTMAAMVDYINKEHAKHIITIEDPIEFVHQSRRSLIKQREVGIHTHKFDNALKAALREDPDIILVGEMRDKETVNTALKAAQTGHLVMGTLHTNSAVKTLERILSLYSAEEQDAMRVAIAESLVAIIAQGLCRTTDGKRAAYHDILINTETIKDYIRQGKNDEILELMKEGEYDGMITTNQSLFNLYQEGRITEETALALSPTPNEMAMMLRGKI; via the coding sequence ATGACCCAAGCACCGCGTTCGGTTCCGCCAGTCCCTCCGCCACCGCCGCCCAGAACCGCTGTTACTCCGCCTCCTAGAGCAGCGGGACGCGCCCCCAATCAGCCGTCGCTGGCACAACTGATTCGTCGTGCCTATGATGAAGGTTATTCTGACGTTCACTTGGGAGTTGGAGAACTGCCGCGCATGCGCGATCGCGGTGAAATGATTATCTTAGAATATCCAGAGACGGACATTAACACTTTCATGAGTTGGCTGCGGGAGATTCTCAGCGAGGAAGAAATTCAGCGCTTCAAAAAAGAACTAGAATTTGACGGCGCAACCCAATACGACTTCGCCCGCGTTCGGATTAACATTTTTGACAGTCTCAGAGGTCCAGGAATGGTGTTGCGCTTGATTCCCTTGAAAATCTTAACTTTGGAACAGTTGCGATTGCCTCCTGTTTTTAAGGATATCTCCAACGCACACAAAGGACTTATTTTGGTGACGGGTCCTACGGGTTCGGGTAAATCTACTACCATGGCTGCGATGGTAGATTACATCAATAAAGAACACGCCAAGCACATCATCACCATCGAAGATCCGATCGAATTCGTCCATCAAAGCCGTCGTTCTCTGATCAAACAGCGCGAAGTCGGTATTCACACTCACAAGTTCGACAATGCCCTCAAAGCTGCCTTGCGAGAAGACCCCGATATCATTCTGGTAGGGGAAATGCGGGATAAAGAAACCGTGAACACGGCTCTCAAAGCAGCGCAAACGGGTCACTTGGTTATGGGAACCCTACACACCAACAGCGCTGTCAAGACCCTGGAGCGTATTCTCAGCCTCTATAGCGCCGAGGAACAGGATGCCATGCGAGTCGCGATCGCAGAATCGCTAGTTGCTATCATTGCCCAAGGCTTGTGCCGTACTACAGATGGAAAGCGGGCTGCTTACCACGACATCCTGATTAATACAGAAACGATTAAAGATTACATTCGCCAAGGCAAGAATGACGAAATTCTAGAACTGATGAAGGAAGGCGAGTACGATGGCATGATTACTACTAACCAATCCCTCTTCAATCTCTACCAAGAAGGACGCATTACCGAGGAGACTGCCTTAGCATTATCACCTACGCCGAATGAAATGGCGATGATGCTGCGCGGTAAAATCTAG
- a CDS encoding hemolysin family protein translates to MFSVASEILVILLLIVLNGVFALSEIAIVSARKIRLEQLSAQGDKQARVALELANNPNQILSTVQIGITLIGIVAGAYGGANITQRLAALLEQVPILAAQSQAIAFAIVVLIITYLSLVIGELVPKRFGLNNPEKIARLVAMPLRWLSGGVSPIVRLLSFSTDLVLRLLGAGTVSNEPLITEEEIKILIQQGTEAGTFEEAEQDMLEQVLRLGDRRVSTLMTTRPEIVWLDLEDSSEVNRQKIITSNYTRFPVCQGSLDEVLGIVQVNNLLASCFANQPFDLTSSLRQPLFVPESTRGLKVLELFQQSGNHLALVVDEYGVIQGLVTITDILEAIIGDLPTTGQPEAPQIVQREDGSWLVDGILLIEDFKEVFHIEELPGEKEGNYHTVGGFVITLLGKIPMAADSFEWGNLRFEVVDMDGNRVDKVLVTPIAKEGNEAESYIQGD, encoded by the coding sequence ATGTTCTCTGTTGCTAGCGAAATTTTAGTCATTCTTCTGTTAATCGTCCTCAACGGTGTCTTTGCTCTATCTGAAATAGCGATTGTCTCAGCCCGCAAAATCCGCCTAGAACAGCTTAGCGCTCAAGGGGACAAACAGGCTAGGGTAGCGTTAGAACTCGCCAACAATCCCAACCAAATTCTCTCCACAGTTCAGATTGGCATTACCCTGATCGGGATTGTTGCTGGTGCCTATGGAGGCGCAAACATCACACAACGTCTGGCAGCATTATTAGAACAAGTTCCCATTCTAGCCGCTCAAAGCCAAGCGATCGCATTTGCGATCGTGGTTTTGATCATCACCTATCTATCGCTAGTGATTGGCGAATTAGTCCCCAAGCGTTTCGGTTTAAATAATCCCGAAAAAATTGCCAGACTCGTCGCCATGCCCTTACGCTGGCTATCTGGCGGGGTTTCTCCAATCGTTCGCTTGTTGAGTTTTTCCACCGATTTGGTGCTGCGCCTTTTGGGTGCGGGAACGGTTTCTAACGAACCCCTCATTACTGAAGAAGAAATCAAAATTTTGATCCAACAGGGAACCGAGGCGGGCACCTTTGAGGAAGCCGAACAGGATATGCTAGAGCAAGTTTTGCGCTTGGGCGATCGCCGAGTCAGCACCCTCATGACAACGCGACCGGAAATTGTCTGGCTCGATCTCGAAGATTCTTCCGAAGTCAATCGCCAAAAAATTATTACCAGCAACTATACTCGTTTCCCCGTCTGCCAAGGCAGTTTAGACGAGGTTTTAGGGATCGTGCAGGTCAATAATTTACTTGCCTCTTGTTTTGCCAATCAACCTTTCGATCTTACCTCATCTTTACGACAGCCGTTATTTGTCCCCGAAAGTACCAGGGGATTAAAAGTTCTCGAATTATTTCAACAAAGCGGCAATCATCTTGCACTGGTAGTAGACGAATATGGCGTGATTCAAGGTTTAGTTACTATCACCGACATTTTAGAAGCCATTATCGGAGACCTTCCGACAACAGGTCAGCCAGAAGCGCCGCAAATCGTCCAACGCGAGGATGGTAGCTGGTTAGTCGATGGGATTTTATTGATTGAAGATTTTAAAGAAGTTTTTCACATCGAAGAATTACCGGGAGAAAAAGAGGGAAATTATCATACTGTCGGCGGATTTGTGATTACCCTTCTCGGCAAAATTCCCATGGCAGCTGATAGTTTTGAATGGGGGAATTTACGATTTGAAGTTGTCGATATGGATGGGAATCGAGTTGATAAAGTCTTGGTAACGCCGATAGCAAAAGAAGGGAACGAAGCCGAAAGCTATATTCAAGGCGACTAA
- a CDS encoding IS1 family transposase (programmed frameshift), producing MNCPKWNSNKIRKNGPRRGKQNYQCTDCGRQFIESYSEVGYSKKVQEDCLMLYLNGNGFRAIERITKVNHNTVIRWVKPVANQLPDRNHESRIPQVGQLDELQTFIGKKNKIWVWTALDKDYCEILEDVISDRRAKTFELLWKKVKHGNCYFGITDGYKVYPKFLPDGDQIISKISMTRVEGETSRLRHDLARLHRKTFCYSKSKEMLFLSIKLLIYDLREKNIYGVI from the exons ATGAACTGTCCAAAATGGAATTCTAATAAAATTAGAAAAAATGGTCCTAGAAGAGGAAAACAAAATTACCAATGCACCGATTGCGGTCGTCAATTTATTGAGTCCTATTCGGAAGTAGGTTATTCTAAAAAAGTTCAAGAAGACTGTTTGATGCTGTACTTAAATGGCAATGGATTTAGAGCGATTGAAAGAATAACTAAAGTTAATCATAACACAGTGATTCGTTGGGTTAAACCGGTAGCCAATCAGTTACCAGATAGGAATCATGAGAGCCGAATTCCACAAGTGGGACAACTAGATGAATTACAAACATTTATTGGT AAAAAAAATAAAATCTGGGTTTGGACAGCTTTAGACAAAGACTATTGTGAGATATTAGAGGATGTAATCAGCGATAGAAGGGCAAAAACTTTTGAACTATTATGGAAAAAGGTTAAGCATGGGAATTGTTATTTTGGGATAACTGATGGCTATAAAGTTTACCCAAAGTTTCTTCCAGATGGAGACCAAATTATTAGTAAAATATCGATGACGAGAGTCGAAGGAGAAACTAGTAGGTTACGACATGATTTAGCCAGACTACACCGGAAAACTTTTTGTTACTCCAAGTCGAAGGAGATGTTATTTTTATCAATCAAACTCCTGATTTATGATCTAAGAGAGAAAAATATTTATGGAGTCATATAA